Proteins from one Hemicordylus capensis ecotype Gifberg chromosome 7, rHemCap1.1.pri, whole genome shotgun sequence genomic window:
- the LOC128332510 gene encoding uncharacterized protein LOC128332510, with the protein MERLRHCPSEHQATVNAVLAALCRPLFHHEEAKIRRAAMRTHLDLLQHRHHHHKGTEKNITTLIAVLMHVEDEDLEVAQAAKDNLSLLAEALLWHLEGKLLARDTYSLQELLHKIAKRLIRQLGTEIAVEMEATKILGFFRSEQPSVRRTAALLIGHLVHKKGSILTEGNIETFHAALESLLGDHDPEVGRVACKTEKIVKKAFSLHSRHGLRAAVRRLWAGCKKKRHPPEYGDLST; encoded by the exons atggagcggctgaggcactgtccatcagaacaccaggccacggtgaatgctgtcctggctgccctgtgccgccctctcttccaccac gaggaggctaagattcgaagggcagccatgaggacccacctggatctcttgcagcaccgccaccaccaccacaagggtacagagaagaacatcacgaccctcatcgcggtgctgatgcatgtggaggatgaagacctggaggtagcacag gctgcgaaggacaatctgagcctcctggcggaagccctcctatggcacctggagggcaagctgctggcgcgggacacttacagcctgcaggagctgctccacaagatcgccaagcgtctg attcggcagctcggcacagagatcgccgtggagatggaggccaccaagatcctgggcttcttccgcagcgagcagccttcagtgaggagaacggctgccctgctgatcg gtcacctggtccacaaaaagggcagcatcctcactgaagggaacatagagaccttccatgctg cgctggagagcttgcttggcgaccatgaccccgaggtcgggagagttgcctgcaagacagagaagatcgtgaagaaggccttttccctccactcccggcacgggctgcgggctgccgttcggcgcttgtgggcgggctgtaagaagaagagacacccgccagagtacggtgatctctccacctga